The proteins below come from a single Magallana gigas chromosome 10, xbMagGiga1.1, whole genome shotgun sequence genomic window:
- the LOC105338276 gene encoding probable cytochrome P450 4d14: MAVKILKSIENKGHKVKTLVIDDDTSTIHKVRLRNPKNNFYSGSESTYSVIVAAAVCKKNIGAPNVLQIHVHEKLALSPGSCTVKDTERRTKKRKLNLDQISAKEFKKRTVELKKKSSSATTSSEIREGVTYESAVLSQTGSIPNDKLETIPPLQNNFTKFHCVLMNTIIVTPFPATKKINVQDKVYKEIKKVLGGNDVEPSSLKDLVYLQQVIDESLRCAVIAPWTARYQDFDSELGGHKIPKNTPVIHALGLSLQNEKYFPLPNKFDPDRLSAENSKSRPSYSFQRFGFAGKRKCPADIFAYVEATITLFSILRKFKIKMVEGQVVTPTFGFVTHPTEEVWITLQKR; the protein is encoded by the exons ATGGCCGTAAAAATCCTCAAAAGTATTGAAAACAAAGGACACAAGGTGAAAACTTTAGTGATTGATGATGATACCAGTACCATACATAAAGTGAGATT GAGAAACCCAAAAAACAATTTCTACTCTGGATCTGAGAGTACCTACAGTGTTATAGTTGCCGCAGCAGTGTGCAAGAAGAATATCGGAGCTCCAAATGTTCTTCAA atacatgtacatgaaaagcTAGCTTTGTCTCCTGGATCATGCACTGTTAAAGATACTGAAAGAAGAACGAAGAAAAGGAAATTGAATTTGGACCAGATATCTGCAAAGGAATTCAAAAAGAGAACAGTAGAATTGAAGAAAAAGTCATCGTCTGCAACAACTTCATCTGAAATAAGAGAGGGTGTAACTTATGAGAGTGCAGTTCTTTCACAGACTGGTAGCATCCCTAATGACAAACTCGAGACTATACCTCCCCTCCAGAACAACTTCACCAAGTTCCATTGCGTCCTGATGAATACA ATCATAGTGACACCATTCCCTGCtactaaaaagataaatgtacaGGATAAAGtatacaaagaaattaaaaaagtactaGGTGGAAATGACGTTGAACCTAGCTCACTAAAAGATTTAGT GTATTTACAACAGGTGATAGACGAAAGTCTCAGGTGTGCTGTAATAGCTCCATGGACAGCCAGGTATCAGGATTTCGACTCCGAACTTGGAggacataaaattcccaaaaat ACACCGGTCATCCATGCTCTTGGTCTTAGTCTACAGAACGAGAAATACTTCCCACTCCCAAACAA GTTTGACCCTGATCGATTAAGTGCAGAAAATTCCAAATCGAGACCATCCTACTCTTTCCAGCGCTTTGGATTTGCTGGCAAGAGAAAGTGCCCTGCCGACATCTTTGCCTATGTTGAAGCTACAATAACACTATTTTCTATTCTTAGAAAGTTCAAGATCAAAATGGTGGAAGGTCAAGTTGTGACCCCAACTTTTGGCTTCGTGACTCACCCAACTGAAGAAGTTTGGATCACGTTGcagaaaagataa